One genomic window of Pseudomonas sp. LFM046 includes the following:
- the rarD gene encoding EamA family transporter RarD — MKLSGRGVALSLTASVLFALMPGYVRELAPLDGVQVFAQRVLWSIPAVLTLLLISRQVPSFIAVLGRLRREPLLLASLPFAALLIGLQWGLFLWAPLQGRMLEVSLGYFLLPLAMVVAGRVFYAERLRPLQLLAVCCAVIGVLHELWLTRAFSWLTLVTALGYPPYFMLRRWMRLDALSGFILEMAVLAPLAIWLIANFSPPGAFIQAPQLWWLLPGLGLLGTLAFAAMMASSRLLPMGLFGILSYVEPVLLFAVAVVFLGEAFNPAQLWTYLPIWAAVLLIGWDSAVLLRRQSRKGY; from the coding sequence ATGAAGCTGTCCGGTCGTGGTGTGGCGCTGTCCCTGACGGCGTCGGTTCTATTTGCCCTGATGCCCGGATATGTGCGCGAGCTGGCGCCGCTGGACGGCGTGCAGGTGTTCGCTCAGCGCGTGCTCTGGTCGATTCCGGCGGTACTGACGCTGTTGCTGATTTCCCGTCAGGTACCTTCATTTATCGCCGTGCTCGGGCGCTTGCGGCGCGAACCGCTGCTGCTGGCTTCTCTGCCGTTTGCGGCGTTGCTGATCGGCCTGCAATGGGGGCTGTTCCTCTGGGCGCCCTTGCAGGGGCGGATGCTGGAGGTGTCCCTCGGCTATTTCCTGCTGCCCCTGGCGATGGTGGTGGCGGGGCGGGTGTTCTACGCCGAACGGCTGCGGCCTTTGCAGTTGCTGGCGGTGTGTTGCGCGGTGATCGGCGTGCTCCACGAGCTCTGGCTGACCCGTGCTTTCTCCTGGCTGACCCTGGTCACCGCCCTGGGCTATCCGCCCTATTTCATGTTGCGCCGCTGGATGAGGCTGGATGCGCTGTCCGGGTTCATCCTCGAAATGGCGGTGCTGGCGCCCCTGGCCATCTGGCTGATCGCCAACTTCTCGCCGCCCGGGGCCTTCATCCAGGCGCCGCAGCTCTGGTGGCTGCTGCCTGGCCTGGGCCTGCTGGGCACCCTGGCCTTTGCCGCCATGATGGCCTCCAGCCGGCTGCTGCCCATGGGGTTGTTCGGGATTCTCAGCTATGTGGAGCCGGTGCTGCTGTTCGCGGTGGCGGTGGTGTTCCTCGGCGAGGCCTTCAATCCCGCCCAGCTCTGGACCTACCTGCCCATCTGGGCGGCGGTGCTGCTGATCGGCTGGGACAGTGCGGTGCTGCTGCGGCGGCAGTCCCGCAAAGGCTACTGA
- a CDS encoding NUDIX domain-containing protein has protein sequence MTTLNIAAACLLDAHDRLLLVRKRGTHALMLPGGKREAEESPIQALQRELQEELQLNLDASALEPLGRFRAPAANEAGTWVDADIFVARLPHAVEAAAELEELAWLEPGEPHPENLAPLLRDHVLDALASR, from the coding sequence ATGACGACCCTGAATATCGCCGCCGCCTGCCTGCTCGATGCACACGATCGCCTGTTGCTGGTGCGCAAGCGCGGTACCCACGCGCTGATGCTGCCCGGCGGCAAGCGCGAAGCCGAAGAAAGCCCGATCCAGGCCCTGCAACGTGAGCTACAGGAAGAACTCCAGCTGAACCTGGACGCTTCGGCCCTGGAACCCCTCGGCCGCTTCCGCGCGCCGGCCGCCAATGAAGCTGGCACCTGGGTCGATGCCGACATCTTCGTCGCCCGCCTGCCCCACGCCGTGGAAGCGGCGGCCGAACTGGAGGAACTGGCCTGGCTGGAGCCCGGCGAGCCCCATCCGGAAAATCTGGCCCCGCTGCTGCGGGACCATGTACTGGACGCCCTGGCGAGCCGCTGA
- a CDS encoding dihydrofolate reductase family protein: MSAALIYYVAASLDGYIARPDGRVDWLKPIEDAGDDHGYQAFYDSIDGLLMGRVTYEAVLAFGGAWPYPGKPCMVLTRGEPPRAAPEVQISHDTPAQAIEQLAAAGCKRIWLVGGGSLAGTCYSAGLLNELVVSFIPHLLGAGIPMFATGLERRLQLREQRSFPTGVVQLHYLLLPDSETP, encoded by the coding sequence ATGAGTGCCGCCCTGATCTACTACGTCGCCGCCAGCTTGGATGGCTACATCGCCCGCCCCGACGGCCGCGTCGACTGGCTGAAACCCATCGAGGACGCCGGTGACGATCATGGCTACCAGGCCTTCTATGACAGCATCGACGGCTTGCTGATGGGTCGGGTGACCTACGAAGCCGTCCTGGCGTTCGGCGGTGCGTGGCCTTACCCGGGCAAGCCCTGCATGGTGCTGACCCGTGGCGAGCCGCCCCGCGCGGCACCGGAGGTGCAGATCAGCCACGACACCCCCGCCCAGGCCATCGAGCAACTTGCCGCTGCCGGCTGCAAACGCATCTGGCTGGTGGGGGGTGGCTCACTGGCGGGGACCTGCTACTCTGCCGGCCTGCTCAACGAGCTGGTGGTCAGCTTCATCCCGCACCTGCTGGGCGCCGGCATCCCGATGTTCGCCACGGGCCTCGAGCGACGTCTCCAGCTCCGCGAGCAACGCAGCTTCCCCACCGGCGTGGTGCAATTGCACTACCTGCTCCTGCCCGATTCCGAGACACCATGA
- a CDS encoding DEAD/DEAH box helicase, which translates to MFSQFALHERLLKAVAELNFVEPTPVQVAAIPPALEGRDLRVTAQTGSGKTAAFVLPLLNRLIGEAKPRERIRSLILLPTRELAQQTLKEVERFSQFTFIKSGIVTGGEDFKVQAAMLRKLPDVLVSTPGRLIEHLNSGTVDLREVEVLVLDEADRMLDMGFAEDMQRITELCANRKQTLLFSATTGGAALREVSANVLRDPLHLRLNSVDQLNESTRQQIITADHPEHKEELARWLLANETYQKAIIFTNTRAQADRLYGHLVAGGYKAFVLHGDKDQKDRKLAIERVKQGGTKVLVATDVAARGLDIEGLDLVINFDMPRSGDEYVHRVGRTGRAGGEGLAISLICHNDWNLMSSIERYLKQSFERRTIKELKGTYTGPKKVKASGKAAGAKKKKTDKKGDKKPAAKAAAPKRKPSKPREESRVVSNDGMAPLKRKKPTAE; encoded by the coding sequence GTGTTTTCCCAATTCGCCCTGCACGAACGTCTGCTCAAGGCTGTTGCCGAACTCAATTTCGTCGAGCCGACCCCGGTGCAGGTGGCGGCCATTCCGCCGGCCCTGGAAGGGCGCGACCTGCGGGTGACCGCCCAGACCGGCAGTGGCAAGACCGCGGCCTTCGTCCTGCCGTTGCTCAATCGTCTGATTGGCGAGGCCAAGCCCCGCGAGCGCATCCGTTCGCTGATCCTGCTGCCGACCCGCGAACTGGCGCAGCAGACCCTGAAAGAGGTCGAGCGTTTTTCCCAGTTCACCTTCATCAAGTCCGGCATCGTCACCGGCGGGGAAGACTTCAAGGTGCAGGCTGCGATGCTGCGCAAGCTGCCCGACGTGCTGGTCTCCACGCCCGGCCGCCTGATCGAGCACCTGAACTCCGGCACTGTGGATCTGCGCGAGGTGGAAGTGCTGGTGCTGGACGAGGCCGACCGCATGCTCGACATGGGCTTCGCCGAAGACATGCAGCGCATCACCGAACTCTGCGCCAACCGCAAGCAGACCCTGCTGTTCTCCGCGACGACCGGTGGCGCCGCACTGCGCGAGGTTTCCGCCAATGTGCTGCGTGACCCGCTGCACCTGCGCCTCAATAGCGTTGATCAACTCAACGAGAGCACCCGCCAGCAGATCATCACGGCCGACCACCCCGAGCACAAGGAGGAGTTGGCGCGCTGGCTGCTGGCCAACGAGACCTACCAGAAGGCGATCATCTTCACCAACACCCGTGCCCAGGCCGACCGCCTCTATGGACACCTGGTGGCGGGTGGCTACAAGGCGTTCGTGCTCCACGGCGACAAGGACCAGAAGGACCGCAAACTGGCCATCGAACGCGTGAAGCAGGGTGGCACCAAGGTGCTGGTGGCCACTGACGTCGCCGCCCGTGGCCTGGATATCGAAGGTCTGGACCTGGTGATCAACTTCGACATGCCGCGCTCCGGCGACGAGTACGTGCACCGCGTCGGCCGCACCGGCCGTGCCGGTGGCGAGGGCCTGGCGATCTCGCTGATCTGCCATAACGACTGGAACCTGATGTCCAGCATCGAGCGCTACCTCAAGCAGAGCTTCGAGCGCCGGACCATCAAGGAGCTCAAGGGCACCTACACCGGCCCGAAGAAGGTCAAGGCGTCAGGCAAGGCCGCCGGCGCCAAGAAGAAAAAGACCGACAAGAAGGGCGACAAGAAGCCCGCCGCCAAGGCCGCCGCGCCCAAGCGCAAGCCGAGCAAGCCCCGCGAGGAGTCCCGCGTGGTCAGCAATGACGGCATGGCGCCGCTGAAGCGCAAGAAGCCGACGGCGGAGTAA
- a CDS encoding zinc-dependent alcohol dehydrogenase family protein: MLKAEYKTRGPVPQDVIEAVEFELPPVAAGQALVKVLAAPINPSDVLTLTGEYGMLPPLPAIGGNEGVGEVLEVAADVTGLKPGQTVLLPVGCGTWRTHLIADAQQLIALPSADPQQLAMLTVNPPTAYLMLREFVDLQPGDWVIQNAANSGVGSYLIQLAKIRGLKTVNVVRRDSAIAAVQAEGADVVLVDGPDLPKRVREATGGAPVKLGIDAVGGASTDHLAASLAEGGVLVNYGRMSGEACVINAGSFVFRDVTLKGFWLARWYRQATPQQKMQVFGELIQLIASGQLKARIAATYNVSQIKEAVVAAAAGERDGKIVLVP, encoded by the coding sequence ATGCTCAAAGCCGAATACAAGACCCGTGGTCCGGTGCCGCAGGACGTGATCGAAGCCGTGGAGTTCGAACTCCCGCCCGTGGCCGCCGGCCAGGCGCTGGTGAAGGTGCTGGCGGCGCCCATCAACCCCTCCGACGTGCTCACCCTCACCGGCGAATACGGCATGCTGCCTCCCCTGCCCGCCATCGGCGGCAACGAGGGCGTGGGCGAAGTGCTGGAAGTGGCCGCCGACGTGACCGGCCTCAAGCCCGGCCAGACCGTGCTTCTGCCGGTGGGCTGCGGCACCTGGCGCACCCACCTGATCGCCGACGCCCAGCAGCTGATCGCGCTGCCCAGCGCTGATCCGCAGCAGCTGGCGATGCTCACCGTGAACCCGCCGACCGCCTACCTGATGCTGCGCGAATTCGTCGATCTGCAGCCGGGCGACTGGGTGATCCAGAACGCCGCCAACTCGGGTGTCGGCAGCTACCTGATCCAACTGGCGAAGATTCGTGGCCTGAAGACCGTGAACGTGGTGCGCCGCGACTCGGCGATCGCAGCGGTACAGGCCGAAGGCGCAGACGTGGTGTTGGTGGACGGCCCCGACCTGCCAAAGCGCGTGCGCGAAGCCACTGGCGGCGCACCGGTGAAGCTCGGCATCGATGCCGTGGGTGGCGCCTCCACCGACCACCTGGCAGCCAGCCTGGCCGAAGGTGGCGTACTGGTGAATTACGGACGCATGAGCGGCGAGGCGTGCGTGATCAATGCCGGCTCCTTTGTATTCCGCGATGTGACGCTGAAGGGTTTCTGGCTCGCCCGCTGGTACCGCCAGGCTACCCCCCAGCAGAAGATGCAGGTGTTCGGCGAGCTGATCCAGCTGATCGCCAGCGGCCAGCTCAAGGCTCGCATCGCCGCCACCTATAACGTCAGCCAGATCAAGGAAGCGGTGGTGGCCGCGGCGGCTGGAGAGCGGGACGGGAAGATCGTGCTGGTGCCGTGA
- a CDS encoding phosphorylcholine phosphatase, translating to MKIAKTLMSVALCLGLAGAAQAATELKHWPEPAAKELNALIAKHANQGNFAVFDMDNTSYRYDLEESLLPFLEMKGVLTRERLDPSLKLIPFKDVNGHKESLNSYYYRLCEVDDLVCYPWVAQVFSGFTLRELKGYVDELMAYGKPIPATYYEGDEVKTVEINPPKIFTGQKELMNKLSENGIEVYIMTAALEELVRMVASDPKYGYNVKPENVIGVTTLLKDRKSGAVTTARKQISAGKYEEKANLDLELTPYLWTPATWMSGKHAAVLTYIDQWKKPILVAGDTPISDGYMMFHGTDVNKGGINLWINRKAKYMDQITAMRKTNAEAQAKQGLPVTADKNWVVVTPEQIQ from the coding sequence ATGAAGATTGCCAAGACACTGATGTCCGTTGCGCTGTGCCTCGGGCTGGCCGGCGCCGCCCAGGCCGCGACCGAGCTGAAGCACTGGCCGGAGCCGGCTGCGAAGGAACTGAACGCACTGATCGCCAAGCATGCCAACCAGGGCAACTTCGCCGTCTTCGACATGGACAACACCAGCTATCGCTATGACCTGGAGGAGTCCCTGCTGCCCTTCCTGGAAATGAAAGGCGTGCTCACCCGTGAGCGGCTCGACCCGTCCCTCAAGCTGATTCCCTTCAAGGATGTGAACGGTCACAAGGAGAGCCTCAACAGCTACTACTACCGACTCTGCGAAGTGGACGACCTGGTCTGCTACCCCTGGGTCGCCCAGGTGTTCTCCGGCTTCACCCTGCGGGAGCTGAAAGGCTACGTCGATGAGCTGATGGCCTATGGCAAGCCGATCCCCGCCACTTATTACGAAGGGGACGAGGTGAAGACGGTCGAGATCAATCCGCCGAAGATCTTCACCGGCCAGAAGGAGCTGATGAACAAACTCAGCGAGAACGGTATCGAGGTCTACATCATGACCGCTGCCCTGGAAGAGCTGGTCCGCATGGTCGCCTCCGACCCGAAGTACGGCTACAACGTGAAGCCCGAGAACGTCATCGGCGTGACCACGCTGCTGAAGGACCGCAAGAGCGGTGCCGTGACCACGGCGCGCAAGCAGATCAGCGCCGGCAAGTATGAAGAGAAGGCCAACCTGGACCTGGAGCTGACGCCGTACCTCTGGACTCCCGCCACCTGGATGTCCGGCAAGCACGCCGCCGTTCTCACCTACATCGACCAGTGGAAGAAGCCGATCCTGGTGGCCGGCGATACGCCCATCAGCGACGGCTACATGATGTTCCACGGCACCGATGTGAACAAAGGCGGGATCAACCTCTGGATCAACCGCAAGGCCAAGTACATGGACCAGATCACCGCCATGCGCAAGACCAACGCCGAGGCCCAGGCCAAGCAGGGGCTGCCGGTGACGGCAGACAAGAACTGGGTGGTGGTGACACCGGAACAGATCCAATAA
- a CDS encoding phospholipase, with amino-acid sequence MKYLALALSLSLAGLPTAALAWSNHALGTALALAGLPQIKDAPPVEVESLEYFLEEEGVALEQLLDEQEEFFRETLPDYPARPDDLRWIPTHGGDHRRAFLMALRVNPEIKLAYFVQALPGMDWNGRTPLDAADVLVFRKLNLWREWRFYQVQPGDKLPALAVVASAADEPDYGHDINLFSDNPGEAGTRYNFGKQPFGDPRFEYSSQAPFHIGYYHEEDIIYRAAPYLARTYPEVRVHQYLGLARFAFESGHPYWGYRFLGWGLHYIQDLTQPYHAKALPGHGSVRLMWIALKAAVGLDSEKRAAIAQVATRHTEVERYQADWLRKLLREGRNDSPLLRAYTDNRVDENYPPFDGESLRLVVSQEAYDAADDFDARIAHWLAGGQASTGFSQGNQLAALPDDVQLNQALVRLIRHFGAHSRNATRATLPQ; translated from the coding sequence ATGAAGTACCTGGCGCTCGCCCTCAGCCTGAGCCTTGCCGGCCTGCCGACCGCAGCCCTGGCCTGGTCCAACCACGCCCTGGGCACCGCCCTGGCACTGGCTGGGCTGCCCCAGATAAAGGATGCGCCACCGGTCGAAGTCGAGAGCCTGGAGTACTTCCTGGAAGAAGAGGGCGTCGCCCTGGAGCAGCTGCTGGACGAGCAGGAAGAGTTTTTCCGCGAGACCCTTCCGGACTACCCGGCCCGACCCGATGACCTGCGCTGGATTCCCACCCACGGCGGTGACCACCGTCGGGCCTTCCTCATGGCGCTGCGGGTCAATCCCGAGATCAAGCTGGCCTATTTCGTCCAGGCGCTGCCGGGCATGGACTGGAACGGGCGGACGCCCCTGGACGCCGCCGATGTGCTGGTCTTCCGCAAGCTCAACCTGTGGCGCGAGTGGCGCTTCTACCAGGTGCAGCCGGGCGACAAGCTGCCGGCCCTGGCCGTGGTTGCCAGTGCCGCCGACGAGCCGGACTACGGCCATGACATCAACCTGTTCAGCGACAACCCGGGCGAAGCCGGTACCCGCTACAACTTCGGCAAGCAGCCCTTCGGCGATCCCCGCTTCGAGTACTCCTCCCAGGCGCCGTTTCACATCGGCTACTACCACGAGGAAGACATCATCTACCGCGCCGCGCCGTACCTGGCCCGCACCTACCCCGAAGTGCGGGTGCACCAGTACCTCGGCCTGGCGCGCTTCGCCTTCGAGAGCGGCCACCCCTACTGGGGCTACCGCTTCCTCGGCTGGGGCCTGCATTACATCCAGGACCTGACCCAGCCCTATCACGCCAAGGCCTTGCCGGGTCACGGTTCCGTCCGGTTGATGTGGATCGCGCTGAAGGCGGCCGTCGGGTTGGACAGTGAAAAGCGGGCGGCCATCGCGCAGGTGGCCACCCGGCATACGGAGGTGGAGCGGTACCAGGCCGACTGGCTGCGCAAGCTGTTGCGGGAAGGGCGCAACGACAGCCCGCTGCTTCGCGCTTACACCGACAACCGTGTGGACGAAAACTATCCGCCGTTCGATGGCGAGTCCCTGCGCCTGGTGGTGTCCCAGGAAGCCTACGATGCCGCCGACGACTTCGATGCCCGTATCGCCCACTGGTTGGCGGGCGGGCAGGCTTCGACGGGATTCAGCCAGGGCAACCAACTGGCGGCGCTGCCCGACGACGTCCAGCTCAACCAGGCGCTGGTGCGCCTGATTCGCCATTTCGGCGCCCACAGCCGTAACGCGACCCGCGCCACGCTGCCGCAGTGA